The sequence below is a genomic window from Equus caballus isolate H_3958 breed thoroughbred chromosome 11, TB-T2T, whole genome shotgun sequence.
TGGTAGTCGATGTCATGTCCACACAGCAAGCTCCGTTTTACCCTCTTATGTTCACCTATGTACTTCATTTGTCTGTGAAATCACACACAGTCCCAGGGGCTCAGATAACACCTTGGATCACATTGGGGTGGGTTCCAGCCAACAATATGGTGTGTGTGAGGCCATCGCCGACCCCGAGCTCTCCAAGGGGATGGCATCGGTGTGTTGGTTACTGGAATAGAGTGCAGAAGTTTCGCGTCATCCTGACCCCGCCACGGTGGGCGTTGTGGTCCCTGGGGGTCTGGCAGCACCACTGGAGCTTGCAGCATTGTCACAACAAACCCCAGCAATTGGAGGGCCTGGTCTTTGTCACAACCACCATGTGTTAGCTGTGCCACCGCCCACTGTGAGCACTGGCCGTGGGTGGGTCCTCGGTGGCACATACGTGTCATGCCTTAGTGGCCCTGAGTGGGCAGCATATGCCTCTTGTACACCTGCAGAAACCGGAGGTCACAGGGGGTTATGGCAGGACCTGATGTCTGTGCCGGGAAGCATGGCCTCCGATCCTGGTGGCCTCCTCACGGCTGTAGGGCTCCCTGGAGTCTCCTTGCGGGGTGAGAAGGCAGGAGGACTGCCGACGGCCTGGTGCTTCCCTGCCACCTGTGAGGAGGGTCCCCTCTGGTGGCGTGGAAGGTGTCTGCTTCTGCTGGACAGCTATCTGAGCCACGGGCTGGCTCCACACGCTGGCCCGCAGGGGGTGAGTGAGGAGAACGGCCCAGTGTCCACTTAGCGCTGCCGGAGGCCAGATGGGTGTCCACCCGCCTTCCCGCCTGCTGCTCTGAGTGGGGCTTCTATGGGGACAGGGCCGTGGTTTTCCCCAGTGGTCGAAGGCAGCCGGCGTGGGGCAGCCTGATCAGCTCTAGGGGAGCAGGACTGGGAGACCAGAGGGTGATGGGACGCCTAGAACACTCTGGTCTCAAGCTAGCAGACAGGGAAGTGCTGGGAGGTGACAGCGTGGAGCAGCTGGCATGTGGGTGTAGGATGTGCCGGTGACACAGGGTTTTCAGTTCCTAAACTGTGGAGCTCACTCATTTCTGAACTTTGTCCCCAAGATCTCTGTTCAGATGTTTTAAGTTTTCATTCATTCGCATGTCTCCAGGAAAACCAACTCGGCAGTTTTGGGGTGCCCGCCCAGGTGGGCCTGGCTCAGGGTGTACGGTGGGGCACTCCAGAGGGGGAGAGGCTCGGCCAGGTTTCCTGATTGTCACCGGTTAATGAGGGTGTGGGCCAGCGGCTCCAGGCACTGGATAGGCTTTGGGTCTGGGGGTGCGACTTTCCCCATTCTCTCCAGGTGTCTTCCAACACAGATGAAGGGACGTTCACAGCTGCCCCGACCTCGCCGCACCTGTTGGACACCCTGTGGCCATCCCCAGGGGTGGGAAAAGCTCAGTGTTCGGCATTTAAGACCCAGGTTGAaacccagcctcctccctgtgAGCTGGGAGAGTTATTGAGTCTCTCGGAGCTTCCGTTTCTTTGTGCGGCCGCGTGCTTTccttgctgggtcatgtggtaaatTGTCTTCACCGTTTTAACAAAGACCGCCAAACCGTTCTCCCAGGCCGctcaccattttgcattcccaccagcagggcgTGAGGCCTCCAgtcactccacatcctcaccaacgcttgtcATTGTCAGTCTTGAATTGTAGCCgttctagtggatgtgaagtagtGTCTCACAGCTGCAATTTGCATTCCCCGATGACTGTTGAGGTTTGGCGTCTTTTTTGGGCTTTATTAGCCATACTGTGTCtgtctttggtgaagtgtctatttcagtcttttgcccatttttaaatgggaTTATTTGTCATCTTCCCATTGAGTTGCCAGGGTTGGCAACGTGACCTGGATTCAGGTCTTAACGTTGGCGGTACGATGCACAGGTATTCTCTTATTAGTGATGTCTTTTGAACATTGCAAAGGTTTTTAATGTCCATGATGCCAAGTTTATCAActtcttttattgcttgtgcttttggtgttgtatctaagaaatctgtgcctaacccaaggtcatgaaggtACACTTCCGTTTCCTTCTAAGCATCTAGTTTTAGACCTTACATTAGGGTTgatgatccatttcgagttaatttttataCGTGGTATATAATTTCATACATGGTGAGATAAGGATCCAAACTCATCTTTTTTGCAAGTGGAATATACAGCTGTCCAGCACCGTTTGGTGGGGGGACAAACAAGCAAACGAACGATTCCTTCCCCCATTGGATTGCTGTGGCACCTTTGTCGAAAATCTCAGTTGTTGTGTCTCATGCCcccaactttctctctctctctcctcttgctcaTCGTGGTAGTCGGCAGACTGGTAGAATGTAATGTTAGCCGCTATTCTGAGTATATAACTGCACGATCAAATTTACAAAAGCCGGCGGCAGTGTGACCAGCCAAGGTTAGTCAAAGGCACTGTGGTCTGTCTGAGAGGCAGAGGCCTGTCTCTGCCagtcaccagctgtgtgatctgggtCAAATTTCTTAATtgctccctgcctcagtttctccacctgtgaACCAGGGGTGATAACAGCTCCTCACCTCAAAGGTTACTGTAAAAGAGCTGAGTGAATACGTGTGGAGGGCCTGGCAGGGAGCCTGTGCATTGACGTTAGCTGTTCCATAGACCCGGGGGTGTTTAGCCTGGCTCCACACAGACTGAAATGGAAGAAGGGTTGTGGCAGGTGAGGGGCAGTCCATACACcctgcagctgcccagggagcAGCTCCCTTAACCCACAGATCTGGCTGTTGTTGACATCAGCGGCAAGTGGCAACAGACGTGACTCCGTAGTCTTAGTGTAAAGGCACCTCCTTCCCCAGGAAGGCCCGGCAAAGCACATGTCCCTTCCTGATGCTAGAGGCGGCCTCTGATAATTACACGAGAAAAGAGTTGGGaatcatgaaaaaagaaataccatCAGCTTACCACCCTCTCTTAttggtgcacacacacacacacacacacacttgcctgcatacactcatgcacacacccctccccctgcAACCCTTGCCACACACCCCTGCCTCgcaggctcctcctcctccaccccttccTCCTTTCGTTTATAAGTAGCTAAGTCATTTGCATCCTTCCGCTTCCACCTGAAGCCTAGCATGTCTCCTGGGCTGGGGGTTCTCAGCTGCAGCACTGTTGACAGTGGGGCTGGACCACTCTGTTgtgggggccgtcctgtgcactccaggatgtttagcagcatccctggcctctactcactagatgccagtagcaccatCTCCCTCCAGTGTGACAATAAAAAATGTCTCTGGACATTGCCACGTGTCCCCTGGGAAACAAAACCACACCCTGTTGAAAACAGCTGCCCTATAGGATATTGTTAAAGGTGAGCAGGACGGAAATCAGGAGACAGAATGGGCCCTCGCAGGGGGCTGGCAGGGGGGAGGGCGGAGGGACACGTTGTAGAACTTACCCCACATTAAGAGCCCTGTGTGCCTTGTCTCCAGGGGCTTGCTCACTCTCCTCGGAACACTCCCGGGCAGTGCGTGTGTCCTGCCCTTGTAGGCTTGACGTGGAACAGCCGTGGCTGCTCAGCCCCGGGTGCCCTTGAACCTGCGCTCCTGGCTCACACCACCTTTCCTCTGAAGCCGTGTCTGCAAAGGTCTCCAGgatgaaaagaaacacacagagcGCCGCTCAGCCGAGTCCTAGTCCTGATGGCGAAGCCTTGCTTTTGAGGCGGAAGCACAGATTGCTACAAGTCAGAGAAAAAGGAGACCTTGCTCTGCAGAGAAGACAAGATCTCAAGTGGTGGAAAAGTCAGCAGCTCCAGTGCTTGGCCGAGGAGTTGGGGGCAGAGTGGGAGGGGGTCCCCAGCCGGCAAGTCCGAGGCCTGGAAAGGCTGTATTTAGGGCATCTCTTAGGTCTGGGAGGAGGGCAGACCAAGGATCGTGGACTCCACCTGGAGCTGCTGGCCCAGCGAGGAGCAGCCTCGCCGCCAAGGGCCGGGGACAGGCACAGAGCGGCcgtcagagaagagaagagtcgCAGAGAAGAGCTGATGAGACAGCAGCCCTGCCACAGCAGGCCCCCGAGGAAAGCAGTAGGTGTGGAGAAGCAGGGAACCACCAAGGCCATGGGCCTGACTCATCCGCCCCCGAGCCCCCCAGGGAAGCATAAGGGGGAACGAGCACCGCCAACCAAGACCGGCGGTGGCCGCCGTGCCGTGGACCCTCGAGTGAGCCGAGGCCTGGACGTGGAAACGCTCTTGGCTGTGGCCGGAGAGACCAAGCACCTGGAGGACAGGGAGAAAGACGTCTCCCgagaggggaggaggcagctggggaaGGGGACGGCTCGTCTCCTTCAAGACCTTCGAGACAGCTCCGTGACTGAGAGCCCCGAGGGCAGAGCGGGCGACCTGGAACAGTGGTGGCCGCCCGGCTCGCCCCGCGGACCAGGAGCCGCACCACAGGCCGCCCCGTGCGAGTGCCGTGAGAAGAGCAGGTGGAAGCGAGAGCTTGAGGTTGCCTTTGAAGAGTTATTTAACACAAATAGGAAGCTGAAAAAACACCTGAGCTTGTACCTTGAACCCAGGCCCGGGGTGGGTCAGCACCCCAGGGAAGAACAGGGCTTCTCGGAGATGCAGGGACAGAGAggggagacccagagagagaagcaaagcaTCCACGCAGAAACGGAAATGGTGCCTGCCGGGGACTCCGTGAGTCCAGCGGAGGTGGATGCCCACCACGCATCATCCAAAACCAATTTGGAAAAGTTACTAAGCAAGCTTGAGAACCAAAAATACCGTCTAATGGCCAAGCCAGCATTTAAGAGTGAGAGTAGACTATCGTCTTCCGAGGCAGGAACACCCAGCAGTGAAGCGAGGCCGCTCCCGTGCACCACAGGACCCAGACAAGAAGCGCCCAGACCGGACACACTGGTGGAGGGCTCCCTAGAAGGCCAGGCAGGCAGGGTTGGCTTGGTGGCATCACGGCAAAAGCAGAAACTGGAGATGGAGCAGACAAGACAAAAGCAGCTGGAATTGCTTGAACCCACTGGACCCCCAAAGATGAGCTTGGAAGCTCACTCCCAGGCCGTCCTAGAAGATGAGAGACGGGCGCAGGCACGAGCTTGTCTGGCTTGTCTGAAGTCTCACTCCTCTCGAgaccaggaggaggaaggaggggatgaGCCCGGTGCCACTTCCGCCTTGGCCGCCAGCACCGCTGACGACGACAGGCACAGTCAGATGATCCGTGGCCTTGAACAGCAAATTTTAGAGCAGAACCAGTCGCACAAGCAGTTTCTTGAAGAAGCCAGGAAGCGCTTGCAAGAGTTTCAGAGAATATGTTAAAAGGGAGAGTCCCACCCGTGATAAATACATCGCTGATGCCCGGGCGTTATGCCGGAAGTGGTCTCTGAGTCTGTGAGATGTGTCTTTGCGACTTTGGCTCGGAAACCAGTCGGCCTTTTAAAATGGGTTATCCATCGTCCTGCCATCCTTTGGGGCAAGTTCCTCTGCAGGAATTGTACTATTCTCTAATCTTGCCTTTAAAACTAAGTCCTATTTAGGAAGGCTTCTTAGCACAAAAACAGGAGCCCACGTGGGGCGCAGTAAGTGCGTCTGGCCAGCATAGCACAAAGGGTGTCCCTGAGCCAAGCTGTTTTCATGTGCCACGAGCACAGATGGAAACTCCAGGTAAATTAAGCACTTCAGATGTTTTAGCCAGAAAAACACTAGACTTTCGGGGCATCCAAGGTCAGACAGGCACAATGTCAAAAGAGACGTCGCTTGTTGCTCAGCCGCCAGCTGAGACGCTAATGGAGAGATTTAGTGAAAACCTCTCCTGGTctttcaaaccaacaaaaccaaCATCATCTAATAGGACATCGCTTAGTAATGTTCTTGTCGCTTTAATATTAgaaagcaggagggagagagagaaagtgtttCCTGGCAACCCAGTGCCAAGAGGTGACTCCCTCAGGGGCTGGCACTGGTGGGGGGACCTGGGTGTCTGGTCAGTTTCCTGCCCCCCACCTTTACCTCTGACTTGGCAGCCACGGAGAGCCTGCACTGGGTGGAGTTTTATCTGCCAATTGCATACTTAGGGACTGGGAGAGGGGTGGACAAACTTTTTTCTGCAAAAGAGCCGGGTAGTACATACTTCAGGCTTTGccagccatatggtctctgtggCAACTTCTCACCCCTGCCATTGCCACTCAAAGGCAGCTGCAGATGATACACATATGAATGGGCACGGCCAAGTCcaagactttatttacaaaaataggtgggggctggatttggccctcCAGCCATAGTTAGATGACCCCTCAACTAGCATatcaaggaggtggttcctgcctccCGCTCTCCCTCTCTTCCAAGGACTCCGGTGCACTGAGTTGGATCACCCATCTTCGGTCATGACCCATTTGTATCATTGGTCCATGAATGGCCTATTTCATcttagagatatatatatatattttttttctttacagattggcacctgggctaacaactgttgccaatcattttttttttcctgctttatctccccaaacccccccgtacacagttgtatatcttagttgcaggtccttctagttgtgggatgtgggacgccgcctcaacgtggcctgacgagcggcgccatgtctgcgctcaggatccgaaccctgggctgccgcagcggagcgcgcgaacttaaccacttggccacggagccggcccctcttagatatattttttaaacaaaataatgaacaACTGTAAGCCCACCATTCAGACCCAAGATCTGGGATAGTTACTGAAAACCAGCTTCTGTCTGGCTGCTTCCCCTTTCTGTACCCTATTCCTCCTTAGCTCTGTGCCTGCTGAACTTGGGGGCCGTCCCTACTTTTcatatactctctctctctctatatatatatacatgcacgcacacacaatACACTATATTTAATTTACTTGAGTCTGAACTTTATAAAAAAGCCTTTACACCATGTGTGGTCTTTTGGAAGCTTTTTTTGGATTCAGCAGATTTAATTCCTCCGTGTCACACATAGgtgtcatttgttcatttttgctgCAGCATCATATCATTGTGTGACTGTCTGGGCCTTCTCTCCAGGATCAAAGCTGCTTCTCTGTTTTATGCCCGTTCCCAAAAGGAGGACTACCTCCCTAAGGCATTTGGATCAAAAGGCCAGGCGTCAAAAAGTGCTTTTGGAAAGTTTGAACACCAAGTGGGATGTCAGCATGGGAACGGTCCtattcctctttttccttcccgTTTTCACCGTTTTTGATTTTGCCCCGGAAAGGGTTGACCTGATCTTATGCTATTTTCCCTTGACAAATACTGAGTGACAGACGCTGTCCCAGTTACTGGACGTGAACAGTAGACGACACACCTGGGAATCGCAGGGCTCTTGTTCCAGTGGAGGATGCTGGTAGCGAGTCAACGTGCCGTGGCAGACGGCGATGGTGGCATGCCCTGGAGACGTTGGGTGACACCCAGTTACGTGTGCCTGAGAAACCTGAGCCAGGCTTCCCTGGAGAGCATGGAGCTCACAGAACCCCCAAGGTGCCATTTGTATGGGGCGGTAACATCAGCCACgggtctttttggttttgtttttacattgTCAGTAGCTTGGGTGAGGAACCTCCTACCATCTCACGTCTTCATCGTGTGGGTCTCCATTGTCTGTCTGTGGCTTTTCCACTTGGGATGCAGAGAATGTTTGCTCTCAGCCAGGTTTCCTCCTGACATCTGCTTCTGGAATGTCATGGGTCAGGCTGCAAAGCAACTCAACAATTTGATGCAAGCCCAACGTGATTAAGAAAGCAGTCCTGTGGCCCGGAGGGCGTTGTCACTCCCAGGCCACGTGAGGATTATGGGGGGAGGGGCCCTGGGTTTTCAATGATGCCCAGCATTGCGTGTCAGGAGGAGACCACCTGGAGAGCTCCTGTCTGCCGCTGAAGGGTCACCTTGGTTGGGGAGGGTGCAGAGGGTGCTAAGGGATCACCATGTTTAAAGTGGTGGCCACGATGGGACCCAAACACTGAGTGATGAAGTCGTCCTGACTCGGCCTAGAGGCCACTGTCTGGCGAGTGGACCAGCCTGCCTTTGagtggttatttttatttccactttCAGAGGTAGCGTTTGTGGCCCATGTGCTCAGTGAGGGATGGCCCCTTCTTGGCTACGCTTGAGCTAAAGTAAGTGTTGGGGGTGGGCAGCGAGACATGGCAGAGGTGACTCATCTCTGCCTGCATGGTCACACCTACACTGTCCCCTGGCAGCAGGACGAGACACTGTGCCCTTTCCCACCTGTGTTGCAGAAGGCTAAAGGGGGATGGGGCACTTCTTTGCCCAGGCCAGCGATATGGGAAATAGCCTTCCaggaccgcccccccccccaaaaaaggtgGCCCTCCAATGATTCCCTATGGAGAGGTCATGGGTGACTTCCCTCTCGCAGTGGTATCCAGAGGGCAGGCTGGGGTCCCAGCAGACCCTGTCTTCTTGTTTACGTTGATGCAGCTGGACTGGAGTGCACTAGGACAGTGCCATCTGGAAGGGCATGGGGCTTCTGGAACGTTCCCAAGAGATTCTGCCAGGTGGCAGTGAAGACCCCTGACATCGTGGCTGTGTGTACCTTCAGCCTCTGAAAGCACTTCTTGGGTCCTCCCCAggggtcctccctccctccttcccccatggGTTCCCCTGCTCTGAATACTGTGTCTTCTGGAGTTTTCCACTGGTTTTGTGCTTCTGCCCCCACACTTGGAGGCAGCCTCCCAGTTCCCGTCTCAGTCTGCATTTATTAGAACGGTCATCGTCTGGTCACTTCTTTGCAGccctgtctgtctttctccccaCCCAGACCTCAGGGACTCAGTAAGACCTCTGTGGCCAACCTGCTGATGGACAGGTCCCCCGTGTGCCTACGGGGCGTGCGGGGGGAGCAGCAGCGCTGGTTGTGCGTGCTGCCGAGGTCCCCTGTCCATAGGGCAGGTGCAGGCCCGCAGTGTCTGACAGATGCCAGGATAAGAGCAGTTCACCCCAGGACGGCCTGGCCC
It includes:
- the CEP295NL gene encoding protein DDC8 homolog, with amino-acid sequence MKRNTQSAAQPSPSPDGEALLLRRKHRLLQVREKGDLALQRRQDLKWWKSQQLQCLAEELGAEWEGVPSRQVRGLERLYLGHLLGLGGGQTKDRGLHLELLAQRGAASPPRAGDRHRAAVREEKSRREELMRQQPCHSRPPRKAVGVEKQGTTKAMGLTHPPPSPPGKHKGERAPPTKTGGGRRAVDPRVSRGLDVETLLAVAGETKHLEDREKDVSREGRRQLGKGTARLLQDLRDSSVTESPEGRAGDLEQWWPPGSPRGPGAAPQAAPCECREKSRWKRELEVAFEELFNTNRKLKKHLSLYLEPRPGVGQHPREEQGFSEMQGQRGETQREKQSIHAETEMVPAGDSVSPAEVDAHHASSKTNLEKLLSKLENQKYRLMAKPAFKSESRLSSSEAGTPSSEARPLPCTTGPRQEAPRPDTLVEGSLEGQAGRVGLVASRQKQKLEMEQTRQKQLELLEPTGPPKMSLEAHSQAVLEDERRAQARACLACLKSHSSRDQEEEGGDEPGATSALAASTADDDRHSQMIRGLEQQILEQNQSHKQFLEEARKRLQEFQRIC